A window of Oncorhynchus tshawytscha isolate Ot180627B linkage group LG10, Otsh_v2.0, whole genome shotgun sequence contains these coding sequences:
- the LOC112260443 gene encoding cytochrome P450 7B1, producing the protein MLEFVLPLLFGFLALYLISVRFSRTRRDGEPPLVNGWIPFLGKALEFRKNAHGFLAAHKEKHGDVFTVLIAGKYMTFIMNPLLYPYVIKHGKQLDFHEFSDQVAPVTFGYPPVRSGKFPGMDEHIQRSFRLLQGDNLDNLTESMMGNLMLVFHKDYLDGESEWRTESMYQFCNSVMFEATFLTMYGKPAHTNRHSGMVMLRQDFVKFDNMFPLLIARIPISLLGGTKIIRDKLINYFHPQRMSTWSNTSGFIKERAALFEQYDCMGDIDKAAHHFAILWASVGNTVPATFWAMYYLLTHPEALAVVREEIHCVLKVSGLEADHNRDVTFTREQLDSLLYLESSINESLRLSSASMNIRVAQEDFSLRLEGERSIRVRKGDIISLYPQSMHMDPEIYENPEMYKFDRYVEDGKEKTDFYKDGQKLKYYRMPFGSGSTKCPGRYFAVNEIKQFLSLLLLRFDMEVVEGQEPCSLDSSRAGLGILLPATDVQIHYRPRQAREEEGDLCIKEE; encoded by the exons GAGAGATGGGGAGCCTCCACTTGTAAATGGTTGGATTCCATTCCTTGGGAAAGCTTTGGAGTTTCGAAAGAATGCTCATGGGTTTCTTGCAGCACATAAGGAGAAACATGGAGATGTATTTACTGTGCTGATTGCTG GTAAATACATGACGTTTATAATGAACCCGTTGCTGTATCCGTACGTCATCAAACATGGCAAACAGCTGGACTTCCATGAGTTTTCTGACCAAGTGGCCCCCGTGACGTTCGGCTACCCCCCTGTCAGGAGCGGCAAGTTCCCCGGAATGGACGAGCACATCCAGAGGTCCTTCCGCCTTCTGCAGGGTGACAACCTCGATAACCTGACAGAGAGCATGATGGGAAATCTCATGCTTGTGTTCCATAAAGACTACCTGGATGGGGAGAGTGAGTGGAGGACTGAAAGTATGTACCAGTTCTGCAATTCAGTCATGTTTGAGGCTACTTTCCTGACCATGTATGGCAAACCTGCCCACACCAACAGACACAGCGGAATGGTGATGCTCCGACAGGACTTTGTCAAGTTCGACAACATGTTCCCCCTCCTCATCGCCAGGATCCCCATCTCTTTGCTGGGAGGAACCAAGATCATCCGGGATAAACTCATCAACTACTTTCACCCTCAGAGGATGTCTACATGGTCCAACACGTCTGGGTTCATAAAGGAAAGAGCAGCACTGTTTGAACAGTATGACTGCATGGGAGACATAGATAAAGCAG CTCATCATTTTGCCATTCTATGGGCGTCGGTGGGAAACACAGTCCCAGCCACCTTCTGGGCCATGTATTACCTGTTGACACACCCAGAGGCCCTTGCAGTAGTGCGTGAGGAGATCCATTGTGTCCTGAAGGTCTCCGGACTAGAAGCAGATCACAACCGAGACGTCACCTTCACCCGAGAACAGCTGGACAGCCTACTGTATCTTG AGAGCTCCATAAACGAGAGTCTGCGGCTGTCTTCAGCCTCCATGAACATCCGTGTGGCCCAGGAGGACTTCAGCTTGCGGCTGGAGGGAGAGCGCTCCATCAGAGTGAGGAAAGGAGATATCATCTCCCTGTATCCCCAGAGCATGCACATGGACCCCGAGATCTATGAGAATCCAGAG ATGTACAAGTTTGACCGATACGTCGAAGACGGAAAGGAAAAGACGGACTTCTATAAGGACGGCCAGAAGCTGAAGTACTACCGGATGCCATTTGGCTCGGGCTCCACTAAGTGCCCAGGAAGATACTTTGCTGTGAATGAGATAAAGCAGttcctgtctctgctgctgcttcgTTTTGacatggaggtggtggaggggcagGAGCCGTGTTCCCTGGACTCTAGCCGtgctggcctgggtatcctgctCCCTGCCACAGACGTCCAGATCCACTACAGACCACGTCaggccagagaggaagagggggacctCTGTATAAAGGAAGAATAG
- the LOC112260444 gene encoding class E basic helix-loop-helix protein 22, which translates to MDSFRSGSSIGLSPSPRDRQSPMSFDQEHSQPGTMAGVQAGTLGFPSESLCVKYGEFLKHTAAAAAAAESSGGEQSQDDDSDGIGRSDMVLFPEERLMASMAKCDAGKKHKEQKVLRLNINARERRRMHDLNDALDELRSVIPYAHSPSVRKLSKIATLLLAKNYILMQAQALEEMRRLVTYLNHGPGVTAANTSGAPGLGLYDQQTGYPFSAGTPDPFHSNANLFNKHFNHKP; encoded by the coding sequence ATGGATTCTTTCAGATCGGGCTCTAGCATAGgactgtctccctctcccagaGATCGACAATCACCCATGAGTTTTGATCAGGAGCACTCACAACCGGGAACAATGGCCGGAGTTCAGGCGGGAACACTTGGCTTCCCATCTGAATCGCTGTGCGTAAAGTACGGGGAATTTTTAAAACACACCGCTGCCGCCGCAGCAGCCGCTGAGAGCAGTGGCGGGGAGCAGAGTCAGGATGATGACAGTGATGGCATTGGCAGGAGTGACATGGTGCTTTTTCCTGAGGAAAGGCTCATGGCATCAATGGCCAAATGTGACGCAGGTAAGAAACACAAAGAGCAGAAAGTGCTGCGGCTGAACATTAACGCCcgtgagaggaggaggatgcatgACCTGAACGACGCGCTCGATGAACTGAGGTCGGTGATCCCCTACGCGCACAGCCCGTCCGTACGGAAGTTATCCAAAATAGCCACTTTGCTCCTCGCCAAAAACTACATCCTCATGCAAGCGCAAGCACTTGAAGAGATGAGAAGACTTGTCACTTATCTTAACCATGGACCCGGTGTTACCGCGGCGAATACATCTGGTGCACCCGGATTAGGGCTCTATGACCAGCAGACAGGATACCCGTTCTCTGCTGGGACTCCAGACCCTTTCCATAGCAATGCGAATCTCTTTAATAAACACTTCAACCATAAACCTTGA